In the genome of Bradyrhizobium sp. CIAT3101, one region contains:
- a CDS encoding TonB family protein, whose protein sequence is MQIKVHLSAALLGLLLAFPALAQTDTPTENVRAWRARIAAHIASNKYFPANGLGQTGHAKVAFTFDRSGKLISRALTESTGSQALDDAALMIIARAEPFPVPPSELGDESFSFTVPINFAGRQFHVPPFALLVNKPAPNLTESDPTVAWRKAVTDHVWHNRAFPPEAVGQKANAGVTFVVDRSGKLISNALVESTGSAPLDAAALAMVERSAPFPKPPEVAKDDLLSVTVLMAFDGTQLNPGLSPEREKLLQSWIADQAKLNAKSPGPSDTKLNSMLHSICRSC, encoded by the coding sequence ATGCAGATCAAAGTACATTTGTCAGCTGCACTCCTCGGATTGCTGTTGGCTTTTCCTGCGCTTGCGCAGACTGACACGCCGACCGAGAACGTCAGAGCCTGGCGAGCAAGGATCGCGGCACATATCGCCAGCAACAAATATTTTCCAGCTAACGGACTAGGGCAAACCGGCCATGCCAAGGTCGCATTCACCTTCGACCGGTCCGGCAAATTGATCTCGCGGGCGCTGACTGAGAGCACTGGCTCGCAGGCGCTCGACGATGCAGCACTCATGATTATCGCTCGCGCCGAACCTTTCCCGGTCCCGCCTTCGGAATTAGGGGACGAGTCGTTCTCGTTCACCGTGCCGATTAACTTCGCCGGTCGGCAATTTCACGTGCCGCCGTTCGCGCTCCTGGTGAACAAGCCGGCCCCCAATCTCACGGAATCCGATCCGACGGTCGCTTGGCGCAAGGCAGTTACCGACCATGTCTGGCACAACAGGGCGTTTCCTCCGGAGGCGGTCGGACAAAAGGCCAATGCTGGCGTAACATTCGTGGTCGACCGTTCCGGCAAACTAATCTCGAACGCTTTGGTGGAAAGCACCGGCTCCGCACCGCTGGATGCCGCAGCCCTCGCCATGGTCGAGCGATCCGCGCCGTTCCCGAAGCCACCCGAGGTGGCAAAGGATGATCTGCTGAGTGTCACCGTCCTCATGGCTTTCGATGGGACCCAGCTAAACCCCGGGCTGTCGCCGGAGCGAGAAAAATTGCTCCAATCCTGGATCGCGGACCAGGCTAAGCTGAATGCGAAATCGCCCGGGCCGAGCGATACCAAGCTGAATTCGATGCTTCACAGCATTTGCCGCAGCTGCTGA
- a CDS encoding nuclear transport factor 2 family protein, translating into MDQQLLDRLAIRDLVENWAVWRDAGDWERFATVWHEEGWMSATWFQGPARDFMRVSQEGFAKGVRILHFLGGTSIDLAGERAITQTKMTISQRALVHDVLCDVVCTGRFYDFLENRQGKWGIVRRQPIYEKDRIDPVDPAAMLRLDQQALAALPEGYRHLAYMQELIGYKVKRDMPGLIGPEVEKLYGEGRDWLAGKAK; encoded by the coding sequence ATGGACCAGCAACTGCTCGACCGCCTCGCCATCCGCGACCTCGTCGAGAACTGGGCGGTGTGGCGCGACGCTGGCGACTGGGAGCGGTTTGCCACCGTCTGGCATGAAGAGGGCTGGATGTCGGCGACCTGGTTTCAGGGGCCGGCGCGGGATTTCATGCGCGTCAGCCAGGAGGGTTTTGCCAAGGGCGTGCGCATCCTGCATTTCCTCGGCGGCACCAGCATCGACCTTGCGGGCGAGCGGGCCATTACGCAAACCAAGATGACGATCTCGCAGCGGGCTCTGGTCCACGACGTGCTGTGCGACGTCGTCTGCACCGGGCGGTTCTACGATTTCCTGGAGAACCGGCAAGGCAAGTGGGGCATCGTCCGCCGCCAGCCGATCTACGAAAAGGATCGGATCGACCCCGTCGATCCTGCCGCGATGCTTCGCCTCGACCAGCAGGCGCTCGCCGCGCTGCCCGAAGGCTACCGTCACCTCGCCTACATGCAGGAGTTGATTGGCTACAAGGTCAAGCGCGACATGCCCGGCCTGATCGGCCCCGAGGTCGAGAAGCTCTATGGCGAGGGGCGGGACTGGCTTGCGGGGAAGGCCAAATAG
- a CDS encoding acyl-CoA dehydrogenase: protein MNFDDTPQEAAFRETARQWVAANAPKEFEQELSKSSLGRIRLAKHDMVEVGKAWQKKKAEGGWACLHWPKEYGGRGATPIERVIWQQEEGVYGKLTQPFQIGEGMCGPTVMAWGSEDAKRRYLPKLAAGEEIWCQLFSEPSAGSDVAGLRTRAEKKGDNWVVNGQKIWTSGAHYSDFGLLIARTDPNVPKHNGLTMFFLDMKSPGVEVRPIKQANGMPEFNEVYFTDVVIPDSQRLGAVGEGWSVSLTTLMNERMSIGARLATGVPELFEFCSNLMLEEGLAIDDPAVRSKLASWAVKSSGLKYTSYRAISALSKGERPGPENSIGKLVSGMMLQDIATYAMDLQGAAGVLTGSDEETVHGQFQQMLLSSPSMRIAGGTDEILRNIIAERVLGLPGDIRVDKDVPYNKIPTKGR from the coding sequence ATGAATTTCGACGACACCCCGCAGGAAGCCGCGTTCCGCGAGACCGCACGCCAATGGGTCGCCGCCAACGCGCCGAAGGAGTTCGAGCAGGAGCTGTCAAAATCCTCGCTCGGCCGCATCAGGCTTGCCAAGCACGACATGGTCGAGGTCGGCAAGGCCTGGCAGAAGAAGAAGGCGGAGGGCGGCTGGGCCTGCCTGCACTGGCCGAAGGAATATGGCGGTCGCGGCGCCACGCCGATCGAGCGCGTGATCTGGCAGCAGGAGGAGGGCGTCTACGGCAAGCTGACGCAGCCGTTCCAGATCGGCGAGGGCATGTGCGGCCCGACCGTGATGGCCTGGGGCAGCGAGGATGCCAAGCGTCGTTATCTGCCGAAGCTCGCCGCGGGCGAGGAGATCTGGTGCCAACTGTTCTCCGAACCGTCGGCCGGCTCCGACGTCGCGGGCCTGCGCACGCGGGCGGAGAAGAAGGGCGACAATTGGGTCGTCAATGGCCAGAAGATCTGGACCTCGGGCGCGCATTATTCCGACTTCGGTCTCCTGATCGCGCGCACCGATCCGAATGTGCCCAAGCATAATGGCCTCACCATGTTCTTCCTGGACATGAAGAGCCCGGGCGTCGAGGTGCGGCCGATCAAGCAGGCCAACGGCATGCCGGAGTTCAACGAGGTCTATTTCACCGATGTCGTGATCCCTGACAGCCAGCGGCTCGGCGCGGTCGGCGAGGGCTGGAGCGTGTCGCTGACCACGCTGATGAACGAGCGCATGTCGATCGGGGCGCGTCTTGCGACCGGCGTGCCCGAACTATTTGAGTTCTGTTCGAACCTGATGCTGGAGGAAGGGCTCGCCATCGACGATCCCGCCGTGCGTTCGAAGCTCGCGAGCTGGGCGGTGAAGTCGAGCGGGCTGAAATACACGAGCTACCGCGCGATCTCGGCGCTGTCGAAAGGCGAGCGGCCGGGACCGGAGAACTCCATCGGAAAGCTGGTGTCGGGCATGATGCTGCAGGATATCGCGACCTACGCGATGGACCTCCAGGGCGCGGCCGGTGTTCTTACAGGGAGCGACGAGGAGACGGTGCACGGCCAGTTCCAGCAGATGCTGCTGTCCTCGCCCTCGATGCGCATCGCCGGCGGCACCGACGAGATCCTGCGCAACATCATCGCCGAGCGGGTTCTGGGGCTGCCCGGCGACATCCGCGTCGACAAGGACGTGCCGTATAACAAGATCCCGACCAAGGGGCGGTGA
- a CDS encoding acyl-CoA dehydrogenase family protein, whose product MNFDFSDDQKQLRDQARKFLAEKCSPKAVRVVLDGKAPYDKELWKGLAEMGFLGVAIPEEFGGAGAGHLELCVIAEEMGRANAPVPFSSTVYLAAEALLIAGSDAQKKKWLPAIASGEAIGTLALFEGKGNPAPKNVKLAAANGVLNGVKKPVADGAIADFAVVAARTGSSGRDGDISLFLVDLKAGGVEVKSLTNLDPTRGQAEITFKDCKAEPLGAAGDGWSILTQVLDRAAVLCAFEQVGGSDRTLEMGRDYALDRIAFGRQIGSFQAVKHMLADMYVSATLARSNSYYGAWALSTNAAELPEAAAAARISATQAFQHCAKNNIQVHGGMGFTWEFDCHMYYRRANAMALGLGSLSYWEDQLIDRMRKKNAA is encoded by the coding sequence ATGAACTTCGATTTCTCCGACGACCAGAAGCAGCTCCGCGACCAGGCGCGCAAATTCCTCGCCGAGAAATGTTCGCCGAAGGCGGTGCGCGTCGTGCTCGACGGTAAGGCGCCCTACGACAAGGAGCTCTGGAAGGGTCTCGCCGAGATGGGCTTTCTGGGAGTCGCGATCCCCGAGGAATTCGGCGGCGCCGGTGCTGGTCATCTCGAGCTCTGCGTGATCGCCGAGGAGATGGGCCGGGCTAACGCGCCGGTGCCGTTCTCTTCGACCGTGTATCTCGCGGCCGAAGCGCTGCTGATCGCCGGAAGCGACGCGCAGAAGAAGAAGTGGCTCCCCGCGATCGCCTCGGGCGAGGCGATCGGCACGCTGGCTCTGTTCGAGGGCAAGGGCAATCCGGCGCCGAAGAACGTCAAGCTCGCGGCTGCGAACGGCGTGCTCAACGGCGTCAAGAAGCCGGTGGCGGATGGTGCAATCGCCGACTTCGCGGTGGTTGCGGCGCGCACGGGCTCGAGCGGGCGCGATGGCGACATCTCGCTGTTCCTGGTCGATCTCAAGGCGGGTGGTGTCGAGGTGAAGAGCCTCACCAATCTGGATCCGACTCGCGGTCAGGCCGAGATCACCTTCAAGGACTGCAAGGCCGAGCCGCTTGGGGCCGCCGGCGACGGCTGGAGCATCTTGACCCAGGTGCTCGACCGCGCTGCGGTGCTTTGCGCCTTCGAGCAGGTCGGTGGCTCCGACCGCACGCTGGAGATGGGCCGCGACTATGCGCTCGACCGTATTGCGTTCGGTCGCCAGATCGGCTCGTTCCAGGCGGTCAAGCACATGCTCGCCGACATGTATGTGTCGGCGACGCTGGCGCGCTCCAATAGCTATTACGGCGCATGGGCGCTCTCGACCAACGCGGCTGAGCTGCCCGAAGCCGCCGCTGCTGCGCGCATCAGCGCGACGCAGGCGTTCCAGCACTGCGCCAAGAACAACATCCAGGTCCATGGCGGCATGGGTTTCACCTGGGAGTTCGACTGCCACATGTACTACCGCCGCGCCAACGCCATGGCGCTCGGCCTCGGCAGCCTGTCCTACTGGGAAGACCAGCTGATCGACCGCATGCGCAAGAAGAACGCGGCGTAA
- a CDS encoding sigma-70 family RNA polymerase sigma factor has protein sequence MPLTNSLRDDILAAVPSLRAFAISLSGNADRADDLVQETLLRALANIDSFQPGSNLPAWLFTILRNLFRSDYRKRRREVEDAEGNYAKTLKTQPSQNAHLEFEEFRGALEKLPQDQREALILVGASGFSYEDAASICGCAVGTIKSRVNRARSKLAALLYVDGAEDFGPDETVRAVIGGSGG, from the coding sequence ATGCCTCTCACGAACTCCCTGCGTGACGACATCCTCGCGGCCGTGCCGAGCCTTCGCGCGTTCGCGATCTCGCTCAGCGGCAATGCCGACCGCGCCGACGATCTGGTGCAAGAAACGCTGTTGCGTGCACTTGCCAACATCGACTCGTTCCAGCCCGGCTCCAACCTGCCGGCATGGCTGTTCACGATCCTGCGCAACCTGTTCCGCTCCGACTATCGCAAGCGGCGGCGCGAGGTTGAGGACGCTGAGGGCAACTATGCCAAGACGCTGAAGACGCAGCCCTCGCAGAACGCCCATCTCGAGTTCGAGGAGTTCCGCGGCGCGCTCGAGAAGCTTCCGCAGGACCAGCGCGAAGCGCTGATTCTGGTCGGTGCCTCCGGCTTCTCCTATGAGGATGCGGCCTCGATCTGCGGCTGTGCGGTCGGCACCATCAAGAGCCGCGTCAACCGCGCACGCTCGAAGCTCGCTGCGCTGCTCTATGTCGACGGCGCCGAGGACTTCGGACCCGACGAGACCGTGCGCGCCGTGATCGGCGGCAGCGGCGGGTAG
- a CDS encoding AMP-binding protein: MSGSAAAVMAKPAFRKVEWLARDIDVERRTDGTVVLKSRIPLQAYEKHLPASLAKWAREAPERIWLAQRGGPNREWRKVSYGEAKRTVDALTQALLNLDLDGRPVTILSGNSIEHALMTQAAMQARVPAAPVSPAYSLMSHDHVKLKYLFDLIKPAVVMVQDGPTFEKALKALDLSGVTVVHVARPCEGVKSVSFAELAATPVTADVEASIAKITPDTVGKLLFTSGSTGMPKAVINTQEMMCANAAMMMQVRPRTPGGPLATVLDWMPWNHTMGGNAAFHPVLVDGGTLYIDDGRPMPGQLEETIRNLREISPTYYANVPAGYAALAAAMEKDDALCRSFFKNLSIMAYGGARLPDDLYDRMQALAVKTTGERIVFYTGWGSTETAPTSTGTYWDTERVGLIGLPFPGVELKMVPCGSKYELRLRGVNVTPGYFGQPDLTKKMFDEEGFYCIGDAGIFVDDADPVKGIIFAGRVVEDFKLTTGTFVHVGSLRTDAIAAATPVVHDALVAGQDQCSIGLLAWPNLHACRQLVGNPDLSFEDAVKHPEVIACFKRGLEAHNRECEGASSRIIARAMLMAEPPSIDGNELTDKGYINQRAGLERRAVLVERLYADKPDQDVIVLR, translated from the coding sequence ATGAGTGGAAGCGCGGCGGCGGTAATGGCGAAGCCCGCCTTTCGCAAGGTCGAGTGGCTCGCGCGCGACATCGATGTCGAGCGGCGCACTGACGGCACGGTGGTGCTGAAGTCGCGCATTCCGCTGCAGGCCTACGAAAAGCATCTTCCGGCCTCGCTGGCGAAATGGGCCAGGGAAGCGCCCGAGCGCATCTGGCTCGCGCAACGCGGCGGTCCGAACCGCGAATGGCGCAAGGTGTCCTATGGTGAAGCCAAGCGTACCGTCGACGCGCTGACGCAGGCGCTGCTTAATCTCGATCTCGATGGCCGCCCGGTCACGATCCTCTCCGGCAATTCGATCGAGCATGCGCTGATGACGCAGGCCGCGATGCAGGCGCGCGTCCCGGCAGCGCCGGTGTCGCCGGCCTACTCGCTGATGAGCCATGATCACGTCAAGCTGAAGTACCTGTTCGATCTGATCAAGCCGGCCGTGGTGATGGTGCAGGACGGCCCGACCTTCGAGAAGGCACTGAAGGCGCTCGACCTCTCGGGCGTCACCGTTGTTCACGTCGCGCGGCCCTGCGAGGGCGTGAAGAGTGTCAGCTTTGCCGAACTCGCGGCGACGCCCGTGACCGCAGACGTCGAGGCCTCGATCGCGAAGATCACGCCTGACACGGTCGGCAAGCTGCTGTTCACGTCAGGTTCGACCGGCATGCCTAAGGCCGTCATCAACACGCAAGAGATGATGTGCGCCAATGCGGCGATGATGATGCAGGTGCGGCCGCGCACGCCGGGCGGCCCGCTCGCCACGGTGCTCGACTGGATGCCCTGGAATCACACCATGGGCGGCAATGCCGCGTTCCATCCGGTGCTGGTCGACGGCGGCACGCTCTATATCGACGATGGCCGGCCGATGCCGGGCCAGCTTGAAGAAACCATCAGGAACCTGCGCGAGATCTCGCCGACCTATTACGCCAACGTGCCTGCCGGTTATGCCGCGCTCGCCGCGGCGATGGAGAAGGACGATGCGCTGTGCCGTTCCTTCTTCAAGAATCTCTCGATCATGGCCTATGGCGGCGCGCGGTTGCCTGATGATCTCTACGACCGCATGCAGGCTCTCGCCGTGAAGACCACCGGCGAACGCATCGTGTTCTATACCGGCTGGGGTTCGACCGAGACCGCGCCGACCTCGACGGGCACCTATTGGGATACCGAGCGCGTTGGCCTGATCGGCCTGCCGTTCCCCGGCGTCGAATTGAAGATGGTGCCGTGCGGCTCGAAATACGAGCTGCGCCTGCGCGGCGTCAACGTCACGCCCGGCTACTTCGGTCAGCCGGACCTGACCAAGAAGATGTTCGACGAAGAGGGTTTTTATTGCATCGGCGATGCCGGCATTTTCGTTGACGATGCAGATCCGGTGAAAGGCATCATCTTCGCGGGGCGCGTCGTCGAAGACTTCAAGCTGACCACCGGCACCTTCGTTCACGTCGGCTCGCTCCGGACCGATGCGATCGCGGCTGCGACGCCGGTCGTGCATGACGCGCTCGTGGCCGGGCAGGATCAGTGCTCGATCGGTCTGCTGGCCTGGCCCAATCTGCATGCGTGCCGCCAGCTCGTTGGCAATCCTGATCTCAGCTTCGAGGACGCGGTGAAGCACCCCGAGGTGATCGCCTGCTTCAAGCGCGGGCTCGAGGCGCACAACAGGGAATGTGAAGGCGCCAGCAGTCGCATCATCGCGCGCGCCATGCTGATGGCCGAGCCGCCCTCGATCGACGGCAACGAGCTCACCGACAAGGGCTACATCAACCAGCGCGCAGGCCTCGAGCGCCGCGCGGTGCTGGTGGAGCGGCTTTATGCCGACAAGCCGGACCAGGACGTGATCGTGCTGAGATGA
- a CDS encoding nitroreductase has translation MDAKVSQTQDRIGVLEELLNERYSVRAFLPKDVDRATIEHVLTTAQRTASWCNSQPWQVIIASGEAKERFRQLIYKEASGGLGDDYDFTPPREYVGVYLERRRESGFQLYNTLGIPRGDRSGYAKQALENYNFFGAPHVAIIHTNEPLGIYGAIDCGAYVSNFMLAAQALGLGTIPQAALARHSGLIRRHFNLPDDRRVVCGISFGYADNAHKVNSYRTSRATVADTVTFVEK, from the coding sequence ATGGACGCAAAAGTGAGCCAGACCCAAGACCGCATCGGCGTGCTCGAAGAGCTCCTCAACGAGCGCTATTCCGTTCGCGCGTTTCTCCCCAAGGACGTCGACCGCGCCACCATCGAGCATGTGCTGACGACGGCGCAACGCACCGCGTCCTGGTGCAATAGTCAGCCCTGGCAGGTCATCATCGCCAGCGGCGAGGCCAAGGAGCGCTTCCGCCAACTGATCTACAAGGAGGCGTCAGGCGGGCTCGGCGACGATTACGACTTCACCCCGCCGCGCGAATATGTCGGCGTCTATCTCGAACGCCGCCGCGAGAGCGGCTTTCAGCTCTACAACACGCTCGGCATCCCGCGCGGCGACAGAAGCGGCTACGCCAAGCAGGCGCTGGAGAATTACAATTTCTTCGGCGCGCCGCACGTCGCGATCATTCACACCAATGAGCCGCTCGGCATCTACGGCGCGATCGATTGCGGGGCCTATGTGTCGAATTTCATGCTCGCAGCACAAGCGCTCGGGCTCGGCACGATTCCGCAGGCGGCACTTGCGCGCCATTCGGGCCTGATCCGCCGCCACTTCAACCTGCCCGACGACCGTCGCGTCGTCTGCGGCATCTCGTTCGGTTATGCCGACAACGCGCACAAGGTCAACAGCTACCGCACCTCGCGCGCAACCGTCGCCGACACCGTGACGTTCGTCGAGAAGTAA
- a CDS encoding enoyl-CoA hydratase/isomerase family protein, which yields MSQPLLIEHDDGVDRVTLNRPESLNALDPALIDALNVYFQSLQRNRDTRVVVLRGAGKNFCAGLDLKAAMARRAGQQEPPGVTESLDSQRRIADIVMLMRRCPQPILSLVQGAAAGGGFALALASDIRIATKSARMNCAFIKLGLGGCDIGTSYFLPRLVGVSVASELILTGRFIGAERALAVGLVSEVVDEDKLDAAAEPYVDAMMTASPVGLRLSKECLNMSVDAGSLEAAIAMEDRNQVLCSRSEEFSEGIRAFLEKRKPVYIKR from the coding sequence ATGTCCCAACCGCTGCTGATCGAGCACGATGACGGCGTCGACCGGGTGACGCTCAATCGTCCGGAGAGCCTCAACGCGCTCGATCCCGCGCTGATTGACGCGCTCAACGTCTATTTCCAGAGCCTGCAGCGCAATCGCGACACGCGCGTCGTCGTGCTGCGCGGCGCCGGCAAGAATTTTTGTGCTGGGCTCGACCTCAAGGCCGCGATGGCGCGCAGGGCCGGGCAGCAGGAGCCGCCCGGTGTGACCGAGTCGCTCGACTCGCAACGCCGCATCGCCGACATCGTGATGCTGATGCGGCGCTGCCCGCAGCCCATCCTCTCTCTGGTGCAGGGCGCCGCGGCCGGCGGCGGGTTTGCGCTGGCGCTGGCCTCCGACATCCGCATCGCGACCAAATCGGCGCGGATGAATTGCGCCTTCATCAAGCTTGGCCTTGGCGGCTGCGATATCGGCACCAGCTACTTTCTGCCGCGCCTCGTCGGCGTCTCCGTCGCCTCCGAGCTGATCCTGACCGGGCGCTTCATCGGCGCCGAGCGCGCGCTTGCAGTCGGGCTTGTCTCCGAGGTCGTGGACGAGGACAAGCTCGATGCGGCGGCCGAGCCTTATGTCGATGCAATGATGACGGCCTCGCCCGTTGGGCTGCGCCTGTCAAAGGAATGTCTCAACATGAGCGTCGATGCCGGATCGCTGGAAGCGGCGATTGCGATGGAGGACCGCAACCAGGTCCTGTGCAGCCGCTCCGAGGAATTTTCGGAAGGCATCAGGGCCTTCCTTGAGAAGCGAAAGCCTGTCTATATCAAGCGCTGA
- a CDS encoding NepR family anti-sigma factor, whose amino-acid sequence MKDLKSQASKSTTPGKGGLTPEIQSRIGHQLRAMYDDVVRQGVPDRFAELIKKLDAPGGSQNENGAGGSNDNNGRD is encoded by the coding sequence ATGAAAGATCTCAAGTCTCAAGCCAGCAAAAGCACGACCCCCGGCAAGGGAGGCCTAACTCCGGAGATCCAATCCCGGATCGGCCATCAACTGCGCGCCATGTACGACGACGTCGTGCGGCAAGGGGTTCCGGACCGGTTCGCGGAGCTCATCAAAAAGCTTGATGCGCCGGGAGGATCCCAGAACGAGAATGGGGCTGGGGGCTCCAACGACAACAATGGGAGGGATTAA
- a CDS encoding acyl-CoA dehydrogenase, translated as MNFDDTPQEAEFRSLARAWIGANAPKQYEDELRKSSLGRTVLRNANILEVAKAWQKKKADAGWACLHWPKEYGGRGSSPIERVIWSQEEGPFGQLSRMFIIGHGMCGPTMMAFAREEHKRTYLPPLASGEKIWCQLFSEPAGGSDVAGLRTRAEKDGGDWVINGQKIWTSGAHYSDYGILLTRTDPTVPKHKGLTMFFLDMKSPGVEVRPIKQASGASDFNEVYFTNVRIPDHQRLGEVGDGWNVSLTTLMNERSAIGAAVSTGFPELFEYCSSLMLDDGPAIEDRAVRSKLANWAVKASGLKYTSMRAISALSKGERPGPENSIGKLVAGSMIQDVATYALDLQGASGVVSGEDAELAGRFQAMLLRAPGTRVEGGTDEIMRNIIAERVLGLPGDIRVDKDVPFNKIPTKGR; from the coding sequence ATGAACTTCGACGACACCCCGCAGGAAGCCGAATTCCGCAGCCTGGCGCGCGCCTGGATCGGTGCCAACGCGCCCAAGCAGTACGAGGACGAGTTGCGAAAGTCTTCGCTCGGCCGCACCGTGCTCAGGAACGCCAACATTCTCGAGGTCGCAAAAGCCTGGCAGAAGAAGAAGGCGGATGCTGGCTGGGCCTGCCTGCACTGGCCGAAGGAGTATGGCGGGCGCGGCTCGTCGCCGATCGAGCGCGTGATCTGGTCGCAGGAAGAGGGGCCGTTCGGCCAACTCTCCCGCATGTTCATCATCGGCCACGGCATGTGCGGGCCGACCATGATGGCGTTCGCGCGCGAGGAGCATAAGCGCACCTATCTGCCGCCGCTCGCGTCCGGCGAAAAGATCTGGTGCCAGCTGTTCTCCGAACCCGCCGGTGGCTCGGATGTTGCGGGCTTGCGCACACGTGCGGAAAAGGACGGCGGCGACTGGGTGATCAACGGCCAGAAGATCTGGACCTCGGGCGCGCACTATTCCGACTACGGCATTCTCTTGACCCGCACCGATCCGACCGTGCCCAAGCACAAGGGCCTCACCATGTTCTTCCTGGACATGAAGAGCCCCGGTGTCGAGGTACGGCCGATCAAGCAGGCCAGTGGCGCTTCCGATTTCAACGAGGTCTATTTCACCAATGTCCGGATTCCCGATCACCAGCGCCTCGGCGAGGTCGGTGACGGCTGGAACGTGTCGCTGACCACGCTGATGAACGAGCGCAGCGCGATCGGTGCGGCCGTCTCGACCGGCTTTCCGGAGCTGTTCGAATATTGCTCCAGCCTGATGCTGGACGACGGTCCGGCGATCGAGGATCGCGCGGTCCGTTCGAAGCTGGCCAATTGGGCGGTGAAGGCAAGCGGGCTGAAATACACCAGCATGCGGGCGATCTCCGCGCTGTCGAAGGGCGAGCGGCCAGGACCGGAGAATTCCATCGGCAAGCTGGTGGCGGGCTCGATGATCCAGGACGTCGCGACCTACGCGCTGGATTTGCAGGGCGCGAGCGGCGTGGTCAGCGGCGAGGATGCCGAGCTCGCAGGCCGTTTCCAGGCGATGCTGCTGCGCGCGCCCGGCACGCGCGTCGAAGGCGGCACCGACGAGATCATGCGCAACATCATCGCGGAGCGGGTCTTGGGCCTGCCCGGCGATATCCGTGTCGACAAGGACGTGCCGTTCAACAAGATCCCGACCAAGGGAAGATGA
- a CDS encoding response regulator, giving the protein MSRSQLVAEHLPLLRRYARALTGSQASGDAYVAAMLEAMLGDPSVLDESHGPRAGLFRLFTQIWNSVSVNDDAEVATLPMPPERRLSNITPLPRQAFLLLSLEGFSEEEVAFVLATDVAETRRLADAAGREMAAEIATDVLIIEDETFIAMDLESLVKNLGHNVVGVARTHADAVALAKNKRPGLILADIQLADGSSGLDAVNELLRTFEVPVVFITAYPERFLTGERPEPAFLISKPFQPAMVSAVASQALFFQRNSRNRAPKAPAA; this is encoded by the coding sequence ATGTCCCGTTCGCAGCTTGTTGCTGAGCACTTGCCCTTGTTGCGCCGGTATGCGCGCGCCCTGACGGGCAGCCAAGCCTCCGGTGACGCCTATGTCGCAGCCATGTTGGAAGCCATGCTGGGTGATCCGTCGGTGCTCGACGAGAGCCACGGGCCGCGCGCCGGCCTGTTCCGGCTGTTCACCCAGATCTGGAATTCGGTCTCGGTCAATGACGACGCCGAGGTGGCGACGCTGCCGATGCCGCCGGAGCGGCGGCTGTCCAACATCACGCCGTTGCCGCGGCAGGCGTTTCTGCTGCTCTCGCTCGAGGGATTTTCGGAAGAGGAAGTCGCCTTTGTTCTCGCGACCGACGTCGCCGAGACGCGCCGGCTGGCTGATGCCGCCGGCCGCGAGATGGCGGCCGAGATTGCGACCGACGTCCTGATCATCGAGGACGAGACCTTCATCGCCATGGACCTCGAAAGCCTGGTGAAGAATCTCGGCCACAACGTCGTCGGCGTCGCGCGCACCCACGCCGATGCGGTAGCGCTGGCCAAGAACAAGCGGCCGGGCCTCATCCTCGCCGACATCCAGCTCGCCGACGGCTCGTCGGGCCTGGATGCCGTCAACGAATTGCTCCGCACCTTCGAGGTGCCGGTGGTGTTCATCACCGCCTATCCGGAGCGCTTCCTCACCGGCGAGCGTCCGGAGCCGGCGTTCCTGATCTCAAAGCCGTTCCAGCCCGCGATGGTGTCGGCGGTGGCGAGCCAGGCGCTGTTCTTCCAGCGCAACTCGCGCAATCGCGCGCCGAAGGCGCCGGCGGCCTGA